Proteins found in one Solitalea lacus genomic segment:
- a CDS encoding M20 family peptidase, producing MIKRFLLFLLITIGVLVGIIAFKTLTFKSKQPEVEVINPIEVGQKAVVNFQTAIKLKTISYDDTSKIDTTQFTANLKFMETAYPNVNKFLQKEVVNKYSLLYTWQGKNPKLKPIILMGHMDVVPVEEESKQYWKADPFGGEIKQDTIWGRGCVDDKITVITIMEAVERLTAEGFQPEQTIYLAFGHDEEISGKQGAAEIASLLKSRGVKAEFVMDEGGLIIDGILPGKPIALIGTAEKGYLTIDLDVNSPGGHSSAPGKETAIDIISSTIEKIRNNPFKGTFTTPTLELTEYLGPEMSPFLKVIFANRWLTKPLIQREYEKTDRGYAQFHTTIAPTILKSGFKDNVIPSVATAAINFRILPGETPETVIEQVRKVVNDARVKITPREVSKANPSKISSTTAKGFIAIAKTNRQLHPDMPVSPFLLIALTDSRHYADITENIYRYAPSKLIGYHDINERIAVTDYKSAIAFYYQLIKNLN from the coding sequence ATGATAAAAAGATTCCTGCTTTTTTTATTGATCACTATTGGAGTATTGGTTGGAATTATTGCCTTTAAAACACTTACGTTCAAATCTAAACAGCCTGAAGTAGAGGTTATTAATCCTATTGAAGTGGGGCAAAAGGCTGTTGTGAATTTTCAAACTGCAATTAAACTTAAAACAATTTCATATGACGATACTTCAAAAATTGATACAACTCAGTTTACAGCCAATCTTAAATTTATGGAAACAGCCTACCCTAATGTCAATAAATTTCTTCAAAAGGAAGTTGTAAACAAATATAGCCTGTTATATACCTGGCAAGGCAAAAATCCAAAACTTAAACCCATAATATTAATGGGACACATGGATGTCGTGCCTGTTGAAGAAGAATCAAAACAGTATTGGAAAGCCGATCCATTTGGTGGTGAAATTAAACAAGATACTATTTGGGGTCGTGGCTGTGTAGATGATAAAATAACAGTAATAACAATTATGGAAGCTGTTGAAAGATTGACAGCTGAAGGGTTTCAGCCTGAACAAACAATTTATTTAGCATTTGGGCATGATGAGGAAATCAGTGGAAAACAAGGGGCTGCAGAAATTGCCTCATTATTAAAAAGCAGAGGCGTAAAAGCCGAGTTTGTTATGGATGAAGGAGGGCTGATTATTGACGGTATTTTGCCCGGAAAACCAATTGCTTTGATTGGTACTGCAGAGAAAGGTTATTTAACAATTGATTTGGATGTGAACTCCCCAGGTGGTCATTCTTCAGCACCAGGAAAAGAGACTGCTATTGATATTATTTCTTCAACGATTGAAAAGATTCGTAATAACCCTTTTAAGGGTACATTCACTACTCCTACTCTTGAGTTAACTGAATATTTGGGGCCAGAGATGTCACCTTTTTTGAAAGTGATATTTGCCAACCGGTGGTTAACCAAACCGTTGATCCAAAGAGAGTACGAAAAGACAGACAGAGGATACGCGCAATTTCATACAACCATTGCTCCTACCATTCTGAAAAGTGGTTTTAAGGACAATGTAATTCCCTCAGTAGCAACTGCTGCCATTAATTTTAGAATTTTGCCGGGAGAAACCCCTGAGACGGTAATTGAACAAGTAAGAAAAGTTGTAAATGATGCAAGGGTGAAAATTACACCGCGTGAAGTATCAAAAGCTAATCCTTCAAAAATTTCATCAACCACAGCCAAAGGTTTCATAGCTATTGCAAAAACCAATCGGCAATTACACCCCGATATGCCTGTAAGCCCTTTTTTATTAATTGCCCTTACTGATTCTCGTCATTATGCTGATATAACTGAAAATATTTATCGGTATGCTCCTTCAAAGCTTATTGGTTACCACGATATTAATGAGCGAATTGCTGTCACCGATTATAAAAGTGCTATTGCATTTTATTATCAGCTAATCAAAAATTTGAATTAA
- a CDS encoding glutamate synthase subunit beta codes for MGKPTGFIEYPREDMQKAPVTERVQHYNEFEKPQSEQRVKTQAARCMGCGIPFCNWGCPVSNLIPEFNDFVYKGQWKNAYGTLMSTNNFPEFTGRVCPAPCEPACTASLVEKPISIKQIELSIIEKAFAEGWVKPNQVPYRTGIKIAVIGSGPAGLSAAQQLNLVGHTVTVFEKNDRLGGLLRYGIPDFKLEKWVIDRRIALMEEEGITFKTNSNVGENISIDDLKAEFDYICLCCGAEKPRGLGNIKGADKKGIYFAMEFLSQQNKENHGDQLHPEVKISAKDKHVVVLGGGDTGSDCIGTAIRQGAKSVTQIQIHKPLPEERYETNPWPMWPKTFTTSSSQAEGCERLFSVVTSAVKGGDKVEALELQNIKWPEGEIKSGQRNYEISGEKYDIPCDLLLISLGFEHTIHEGLVDYLNLEKDNRGNVKVDNFHTSDPQIWAAGDMIEGANLIVTAINSGRQMASTLKKYIKAH; via the coding sequence ATGGGAAAACCTACAGGATTTATTGAATATCCAAGAGAAGATATGCAGAAAGCGCCGGTTACCGAGCGTGTTCAACACTATAATGAGTTTGAAAAGCCACAAAGTGAACAACGTGTAAAAACACAAGCTGCACGATGTATGGGTTGCGGAATCCCGTTTTGTAATTGGGGTTGTCCGGTTTCAAATCTTATTCCTGAGTTTAACGACTTTGTTTACAAGGGTCAATGGAAAAACGCTTATGGTACGTTAATGAGTACAAACAACTTCCCTGAGTTTACAGGCAGGGTGTGCCCGGCTCCTTGTGAACCGGCTTGTACGGCCTCATTAGTCGAAAAACCTATCAGCATTAAACAAATAGAGTTATCAATTATAGAGAAAGCTTTTGCAGAAGGATGGGTGAAGCCAAATCAGGTTCCTTATCGAACTGGAATTAAGATAGCTGTAATTGGTTCAGGTCCTGCGGGATTATCGGCTGCGCAACAACTTAATTTAGTGGGACACACGGTTACTGTTTTTGAAAAGAACGACCGATTAGGAGGCTTACTACGTTATGGAATTCCTGATTTTAAATTGGAGAAATGGGTAATTGATCGCCGTATTGCATTGATGGAAGAAGAAGGGATTACCTTTAAAACTAATTCAAACGTTGGTGAGAACATTTCTATTGACGACCTGAAAGCTGAATTTGATTATATCTGCTTGTGTTGTGGAGCTGAAAAGCCTCGTGGGCTTGGTAATATCAAGGGAGCTGACAAAAAGGGAATCTATTTTGCCATGGAATTTTTATCTCAACAAAACAAAGAAAATCATGGTGATCAATTGCATCCTGAGGTAAAGATTAGCGCTAAAGATAAGCATGTTGTAGTTTTAGGAGGTGGAGATACCGGTTCCGACTGTATTGGTACTGCAATTCGTCAAGGAGCTAAAAGTGTTACTCAAATTCAGATTCACAAACCTTTGCCTGAAGAGCGTTATGAGACCAACCCTTGGCCTATGTGGCCCAAAACCTTTACCACTTCTTCTTCGCAGGCAGAAGGTTGCGAGCGATTATTCTCTGTTGTAACTTCTGCTGTTAAGGGTGGTGATAAAGTTGAAGCATTGGAACTTCAAAATATTAAATGGCCTGAAGGTGAAATCAAATCTGGTCAACGTAATTATGAAATCAGTGGTGAGAAATACGATATTCCATGTGACTTGTTGTTAATTTCTTTAGGTTTTGAGCATACCATACACGAAGGATTGGTAGACTATTTAAACCTTGAAAAAGATAACCGTGGGAATGTGAAAGTTGATAATTTCCATACTTCTGATCCTCAAATTTGGGCAGCAGGTGACATGATTGAAGGCGCAAACCTTATTGTAACTGCGATTAACAGTGGTCGTCAAATGGCAAGCACCTTGAAAAAATACATTAAGGCCCATTAA
- the ltrA gene encoding group II intron reverse transcriptase/maturase, with protein MFGWCNIQLAYKQVKSNKGVAGIDQVPVGEFPQWYLKEGANLIESLLKGTYQPDAVKEVEMPKKSVGFRKLGIPTVKDRIIQQAISQVISRIYEPKFSENSYGFRPKRNAHQALKKASDYVREGYAIVIDVDLKNFFDEVNHDRLMYRLHQDINDTVLLNLIRRYLGSGILVDGVIGVRTSGTPQGSPLSPILSNIVLDELDKELERRGHKFVRYADDCNIFVRSQAASERVFGSISNFIESTLKLKINREKSKVCPVNQSKFLGYTIQDDGRLTIAKQSKENLKAKIRKITKRNRGRSLIQIIRLVSLFPICQKQSFLTRYGQLDTQKASLLPTQTMQAR; from the coding sequence ATGTTCGGATGGTGCAACATCCAGCTCGCTTATAAGCAAGTGAAGAGCAACAAAGGAGTAGCCGGTATCGATCAGGTTCCGGTAGGTGAATTTCCGCAATGGTATTTGAAAGAAGGCGCGAACCTGATTGAAAGCTTACTGAAGGGAACTTACCAACCGGACGCGGTGAAGGAAGTGGAAATGCCTAAAAAGTCAGTAGGTTTCAGGAAGTTAGGAATTCCCACGGTCAAGGACCGCATCATCCAACAGGCCATCAGCCAAGTGATAAGCCGGATTTACGAGCCTAAATTCTCGGAAAACAGCTACGGTTTTCGTCCCAAAAGAAACGCTCATCAGGCCTTGAAAAAGGCGAGTGATTACGTGCGGGAAGGCTACGCCATAGTGATCGATGTGGATTTGAAGAACTTTTTCGATGAAGTAAACCACGACCGATTGATGTACCGGCTGCATCAGGACATCAATGACACGGTGTTATTGAACTTGATACGAAGGTACCTTGGTAGTGGAATACTGGTCGATGGAGTCATCGGAGTACGTACCTCCGGCACGCCACAAGGGAGCCCACTTTCACCGATCTTATCCAATATCGTGTTAGACGAACTGGACAAAGAGCTAGAAAGGCGGGGTCATAAATTTGTTCGCTACGCAGACGACTGCAATATCTTTGTTCGCAGCCAAGCGGCCAGTGAGAGGGTATTTGGGTCGATAAGCAACTTCATTGAAAGTACACTAAAACTGAAAATCAACAGAGAAAAGAGTAAGGTTTGCCCGGTCAATCAAAGCAAGTTTTTAGGTTACACCATTCAAGATGATGGTCGGTTAACGATTGCCAAACAAAGCAAAGAGAACTTGAAAGCGAAGATTCGGAAAATAACGAAACGGAACCGAGGCCGGAGTTTAATCCAAATTATCAGGCTGGTTAGTTTATTTCCGATATGCCAAAAGCAGTCGTTTCTTACAAGATACGGACAGCTGGATACGCAGAAAGCTTCGTTGCTACCGACTCAAACAATGCAAGCGCGTTAA
- the proS gene encoding proline--tRNA ligase: MAKDLTSRDKDYSQWYNELVTKADLAEHSSVRGCMVIKPYGYSIWEKMQAVLDKKFKDTGHSNAYFPLFIPKSFLSKEADHVEGFAKECAVVTHYRLKNDPETGGVIVDPEAKLEEELIVRPTSETIIWNTYKGWIQSYRDLPILVNQWANVVRWEMRTRLFLRTAEFLWQEGHTAHATADEAIAETEQMLDVYSDFVENWMALPVVKGRKTPNERFAGALDTYCIEALMQDGKALQAGTSHFLGQNFAKAFDVRFTGKDGKQDFVWATSWGVSTRLMGALIMAHSDDDGLVLPPKLAPIQVVIVPIFKNDEEADKITEVVNKLKKEFDAKGISVKYDNRDTQRPGFKFAEWELKGVPVRIAIGARDLENQTVEVARRDTKEKMVLQMNDLANKVEFLLEEIQVNIFQKANSFREENITRVDTYEEFKQVLGNKGGFVSAHWDGTAETEQQIKDETKATIRCIPLNNPQEEGKCILTGKPSSQRVLFAIAY, translated from the coding sequence ATGGCAAAAGACCTCACGAGTAGAGACAAAGATTATTCTCAATGGTATAATGAATTGGTAACAAAGGCTGACCTAGCCGAACATTCTTCAGTTCGCGGATGTATGGTTATTAAGCCCTATGGGTATTCAATTTGGGAAAAAATGCAAGCTGTCCTGGATAAGAAATTTAAAGATACAGGCCACTCAAATGCTTATTTCCCCTTGTTTATCCCCAAATCTTTTTTATCTAAAGAGGCTGATCACGTTGAAGGTTTCGCTAAAGAATGTGCAGTAGTAACGCATTATCGTTTAAAGAACGACCCTGAAACCGGAGGGGTAATTGTTGATCCTGAGGCAAAGCTGGAGGAAGAATTAATAGTTCGTCCTACTTCAGAAACCATTATCTGGAATACTTATAAAGGTTGGATCCAATCGTACCGTGATCTGCCAATTTTGGTTAACCAATGGGCCAATGTTGTGCGTTGGGAAATGCGTACCCGTTTGTTCTTACGTACAGCCGAATTCTTATGGCAGGAAGGACACACAGCTCATGCTACCGCTGATGAGGCTATTGCTGAAACAGAGCAAATGTTGGATGTTTATAGTGATTTCGTTGAAAATTGGATGGCTCTACCTGTTGTAAAAGGCAGGAAGACTCCTAATGAGCGCTTTGCCGGTGCTCTTGATACGTATTGTATTGAAGCCTTAATGCAAGACGGAAAAGCTTTACAAGCCGGAACATCACACTTCTTGGGTCAGAATTTTGCTAAAGCGTTTGATGTGCGATTTACAGGCAAAGACGGTAAGCAAGATTTTGTATGGGCAACTTCATGGGGTGTATCAACCCGTTTAATGGGGGCTTTGATTATGGCACATTCTGATGATGACGGTTTAGTACTTCCTCCTAAATTAGCTCCGATACAAGTTGTTATTGTTCCGATATTTAAAAACGATGAAGAAGCCGATAAAATTACCGAAGTTGTAAATAAGCTTAAAAAAGAGTTTGATGCAAAAGGTATTTCTGTGAAATATGACAATCGTGACACACAACGTCCAGGCTTTAAGTTTGCTGAATGGGAACTGAAAGGTGTTCCTGTACGTATTGCAATTGGTGCCCGTGACCTTGAAAACCAAACGGTAGAAGTAGCCCGTCGTGATACAAAAGAGAAAATGGTGCTTCAAATGAACGATTTGGCTAATAAGGTGGAATTCTTGCTAGAAGAAATTCAAGTAAACATTTTCCAAAAAGCCAACTCTTTCAGAGAAGAAAACATTACTCGTGTGGATACTTACGAAGAGTTTAAACAAGTGTTAGGAAACAAAGGAGGTTTTGTATCTGCACATTGGGATGGAACAGCTGAAACAGAGCAACAAATTAAAGATGAAACCAAAGCAACCATCCGTTGTATCCCATTGAATAATCCTCAGGAAGAAGGAAAATGTATATTAACTGGCAAACCTTCATCTCAAAGAGTATTGTTTGCTATAGCATATTAA
- a CDS encoding OmpP1/FadL family transporter, protein MNKFKNIVYILLFISFPFAANAQYAEDGLKFTQQFLRGTARYMSIGGAETSLGGDLGALSGNPAGVGMFRKSDIGLSLQYNNNSASASYLSNPEQKSSVNNFKLSNLSVALPVYVNREKINEICNEWIGVTLGVGYNRTNDLYSEYSFGGRNPNNSITQSFAQRASKIGVQNEDLPDDLGFAYDNYLIDEETTNPVTGKILYVPISTGNVNQRLQNNYKGSQNETNIVLAANYGNKLYFGASLKFTNQNYDSENYFKEDGINSIFQNPSESVVMLNQFQKQSVDGSGFTGKIGAIFRPLDEVRLGGSIEFPTSWKMKEDYSYDLNSTTVNGTFYEPNSPSTSYFEYTLTTPFRYSLGASYFIGKMAFISADVEFIDYTALKMKSSDFDTDQNFKDDVNAFYRSVVNIHLGGEVKLDQLSLRAGFANYGNPFSDNSANDGKRNFYTGGVGYRINNFYIDAAYINSSYKTTLRPYLLDDFSEPVLNVKQRTNSVVLTIGTRF, encoded by the coding sequence ATGAATAAATTTAAAAATATAGTTTATATACTACTTTTTATCTCTTTCCCATTTGCAGCAAATGCCCAATATGCTGAGGATGGTTTGAAATTTACCCAGCAATTTTTAAGGGGAACAGCAAGATATATGTCAATAGGCGGTGCAGAAACCTCTCTTGGCGGTGATTTAGGGGCATTGAGTGGTAACCCTGCCGGGGTTGGAATGTTTCGTAAGTCAGATATTGGACTAAGTTTACAATATAATAACAACAGTGCTTCAGCCAGTTACCTTTCAAATCCCGAGCAAAAGTCATCTGTAAATAATTTTAAGCTAAGTAACTTAAGTGTAGCATTGCCAGTTTATGTTAACAGGGAAAAAATAAATGAGATTTGTAATGAATGGATTGGGGTTACGTTAGGTGTAGGCTATAATAGAACAAACGATCTTTATTCTGAGTACAGTTTTGGTGGAAGGAACCCTAATAATTCAATCACCCAGTCTTTTGCTCAAAGAGCAAGTAAAATTGGGGTGCAAAATGAAGATCTTCCAGATGATTTAGGATTTGCTTATGATAATTATTTAATTGATGAAGAAACAACTAATCCAGTGACAGGTAAAATCCTTTATGTTCCTATTTCAACCGGAAATGTAAACCAAAGGCTTCAAAATAACTATAAAGGTAGTCAGAATGAAACGAATATAGTATTGGCTGCAAATTATGGTAACAAGCTTTATTTTGGAGCTTCATTAAAGTTTACCAACCAGAATTATGATTCTGAAAACTATTTTAAGGAGGATGGGATCAATAGTATTTTTCAAAATCCATCCGAAAGTGTAGTGATGTTAAATCAATTTCAGAAGCAATCGGTAGATGGAAGCGGATTTACGGGTAAAATTGGAGCTATTTTTCGTCCTCTTGATGAGGTGCGATTAGGAGGATCAATTGAATTTCCAACGTCCTGGAAAATGAAGGAAGATTACAGTTATGATCTAAACTCAACAACTGTAAACGGAACATTTTATGAGCCTAACTCCCCTTCTACCTCTTACTTTGAGTATACACTTACAACACCTTTTCGATATAGTTTGGGAGCTTCTTACTTTATAGGTAAAATGGCATTTATTTCGGCAGATGTTGAGTTTATTGATTATACAGCGTTGAAGATGAAATCGTCAGATTTTGATACCGATCAAAACTTTAAAGATGATGTAAATGCATTTTACAGATCAGTGGTGAACATTCATCTTGGAGGAGAAGTTAAATTAGATCAATTAAGCTTGCGTGCAGGTTTTGCAAATTATGGCAATCCGTTTTCAGATAATTCAGCTAATGATGGTAAGCGTAATTTTTATACAGGAGGTGTCGGTTATAGAATCAATAACTTTTATATAGATGCTGCATACATCAATTCTTCATATAAAACCACTCTCCGCCCGTATTTGCTTGATGATTTTTCAGAGCCAGTATTGAATGTAAAGCAAAGAACTAATTCTGTTGTCTTAACCATTGGTACTCGATTCTAA